AGCGGGCCCTTCCGGGCGAGCTCCCGGACACGGTCGAGGGCCTCGGCGGCGGCGGGTTCGGCGAGCTCGGCCTCGTACCGGCGGCGGAACTCCTCGAACGACTCGTCCGGCTCCCCGTCCGCCGCGTGGAACCAGCGGCGCAGCTCCGTCGACGGTGTGAGGGACTTGGGCCACTCGTCGATCCGCGCCTCCGCCTTGGCCAGCCCGCGCGGCCACAGCCGGTCCACGAGCACCCGCACGCCGTCGCGGGGCCCGGGAGGCTCGTACACTCGCCGCAGCCGGATTCGGGACACGGAACGACTCACGCCCCCAGCCTCCCCCGGCGCCGACGCCCCGGCAACGCCCACCGCCCGACCGGACGACCCGGGGAGCCCCGGCCCCGCTCCAGCCCCTCCCCCGCACCACCGGGAGGCGGCCCCCGAAAGCACCACAGCGCTGCCCCCGGCACCGGGCGGGCCGGGCCGGGGCAGAGGCCCGCACCCCCGCCGGGCAGGCTCGGGGGTGCGGGGTGGCGGGGGCCGGGTGGGCCGGAGGATCAGGGGGCCGGGTCCGGAGGACGTGGGGCCGCGGCCGCCCCCTGTGGCCCGGGCACCCCGCCTGGCGTGACGTTTCGGCCAGGGGCCGCGGCTACACCCGCTGCCAGAGCGCCGGGGTGTTCGGCGGCTCCCAGCCGACCTGGGCCTGGTGCGTCTGGAGGCAGCGGTAGGTGGCGCCGCCGTACGTGACCTGGGCGCCGGCGTTGTACACCGTGCCCGCCGCCCACGTGCCGCCCGGCTCGCCCGGAGGCTCACCCGGCCCCGGGCCCGGGTCGGTCGTCGTGGTGAGCGTCAGCGCGTACGTCTGGAGCAGCGGGTTGATCGGCTGGTGGTACGTCGTGCCGCCCGTGCGGCAGTTGCCGGAGCCACCGGAGGTGACGCCCTGGGCCTGGCTGCCCGAGATGTACGAGCCGCCCGAGTCGCCCGGCTCGGCGCACACGGACGTGCGGGTCACGCCGCTGACCGTGCCCTCCGGGTAGGTGACGCTCGTGTTGTGCTGCTGGACCGTCCCGCAGTGCCAGCCGGTGGTGGACCCGGAGCGGCAGACCGACGCGCCGACGACGGCCTGCGTGGAGCCGGTGACCTGGACGTTCTGGCCGCTCGCGCCCTTGACGTACGGGGTGGAGCGCCAGTTGCTGTTGGCCGCCACCCACGCCATGTCGCGGCCCGGGAAGCTGGAGCCCTGGAAGGTGCCCTGGGCGACCTGGTTGAAGCCGCTGGTGGCGGTGCCCACGCGCCCGCAGTGCCCGGCGGTGGCGAAGCCGTGCTGGGTGCCCTTGGTGATGGCGAAGCCGACCGAGCAGCGGCCGCCGCCCATGTAGTACGCGTCGCCGCCCCGGATGTCGTAGAGGGCGCGCGGCCGTTCGGCGGACGTCTCGACGCGGACGAGGGACCGGTCGACGGCCGCGGTCTTCAGGAACGCCTCCGCTGCGGCCCGCTTGACGGCGTTGACGGTGACGGAGTTGGTGCGCACGTCCACGTACCAGACGGGCACGTCCCGGGTGTTGACGCGGGCGGCGGCCCGGTCGAGGGCGGACTTGGCGGCGTCGAGGCGGGCCAGGGTGTGGCGGACCACCCGGGCTTCGGCGCCCGCGGCGCGGATCGCGGAGGCGTCGGCGGGGTCCGTGGTGGCGACGGTGAGGGTCGCCGACTCGGCGCCCTGCACCCAGGCGCCCGCGTAGTCAGCGCCGAGGGTGCCGCCGAGGCGTCCGGCGACGGCTCCGGCCTCGGCCTCGTTGACCAGGCGGCGCTGGGCCTGGGACGCGCTCAGCCCCAAGTCCCGCTGCATCGCGGCCAGTACCTCGGGGGACGTCTTGTCGGCGCCCATGCTGACGGCCGCCGACGGGGTCGCGGCGGGCGGTGCGGGCGTCGCGGCCGCCGCGCCGGGGAGCGCGGTGAGCACGAGCGCGCCGACGGCGGCCGCGGCGGCGAACGCGGCTCCGGCGTGTCTGTGGAGCATCGGGTGTTCTCCTCGGGTTCGGTGGGGGTTCCGAAACCGTAGGTGTTGCCGAGCGGCCCTCAGAAGATGTCGTTTTTCCCTCTGTTCGGCGTTATGGGAGCGCCGACGCCCTCCAGGCGGCGTAACTGCGGCTGCGCGCGGCCGCCTCGGCGTGCGCGGCTCGCGCGTGGGCGACGACCGACGGGGCGGCGAGGCCGGCGGGGGTGTCGGGGTGCCAGCCGATGAGGTGGCGCCACACGAGGGGGGTGCCGGTGAGGGGCCGGGTGACGAGCCCGGCCGTGTCGGGGAACGTGGCGCGGCACAGGCCGACGGCGCGGCCGACCTGGACGAGGTGGACGCAGGACGCCGTGTCCGTCTCGTACACGCGGGCCGGGGTGAAGCCCGCGCGGGCGCAGGCGGCGTGGAAGCAGTCGGCGAAGCAGCCGTCGCCGGGTACGTCGGCCCAGGCGGCGTCGGCGAGGTCGGTCAGGTCCACCTGGTCGCGGGCGGCGAGCGGGTGGCCGGTGGGAAGCATGACGAAGACGGGGTCGGTGGCGATCTCCCGCCAGGTCAGCCGGTCGTCCTCGGGCGGGGCGCTGGTGCCGCAGGTGCCGATGAGCGCGTAGTCGAGGCGGCCCTCGGTGACGGCGGCGGCGATCTCCCGCTCGGACCACGAGGTGTGGGTGGTGACGGCGGCGCGCGGGTGGCTGGCGGCGAGCCGGTCCACGAGGGCGCCGAGGAGCGGGCCGTGGGTGCCGCCGAGCCGGTAGCGGCTGCCCGCGCCGCCCGCCGCGCCGCTGGCGAACCGTACGGCGTCGCGCTGGAGCTCGCTGACGGCGGGCAGCACGATCCGCGCCCGCTCCAGGACGAGCTCGCCGAGGGGCGTGGCCCGTACGCCGTGCCGCCCGCGTTCGAACAGCGCGCCTCCCAGTGCCCGCTCGATCCGCTTGAGCTGGGCGCTGAGGGCGGGCTGGGCCAGTCCGAGCGCGGTGGCGGCCTTGGTGAGGCTGCCCGCGTCGGCTATCGCCCGCACCGTCTTCAGATGCCGCAACTCGAGGTCCATGGCGGCAGCTTCGCCGCCCGGCACCGACGAGGCAAGACTCTGGTCCAGACCTGTGTGGCCGCTTTGGGGCAGCCGCCGCGAAATCCGTGGGAGGGGGTCTGTCGAGAGGGGGTCGGTCACGAGATATCTTGATGTCGAGCAATGTTACAGACGTGGAGCGGAGCACCCGGTGACTGACTCGACCATCATCTACACCCACACTGACGAGGCCCCGGCCCTGGCGACGTACTCGTTCCTGCCCGTGGTCCAGGCGTACGCCTCGACGGCCGGCGTCAGCGTCGAGACCCGCGACATCTCGCTGGCCGGGCGGATCATCGCCTCCTTCCCGGAGCACCTCCAGGAGGGGCAGCGGATCGAGGACGCCCTGGCCGAGCTCGGTGAGCTGGCCAAGACGCCCGGCGCCAACATCATCAAGCTGCCGAACATCTCGGCGTCGATCCCGCAGCTGAAGGCCGCCGTCGCGGAGCTCCAGGAGAAGGGCTACGCCCTCCCGGACTACCCGGACGACCCGAAGACCGACGAGGAGCGCGAGATCCGCGCCCGGTACGACAAGGTCAAGGGCAGCGCCGTCAACCCGGTCCTGCGCGAGGGCAACTCGGACCGCCGCGCCCCCGCCTCGGTCAAGAACTACGCCAAGGCGCACCCGCACCGCATGGGCGCCTGGACGGCCGACTCCAAGACGAACGTCGCCACGATGGGCACCGACGACTTCCGGTCCACCGAGAAGTCCACGGTGATCGCCGAGGACGGCACGCTGCGCATCGAGCTGGCCGGTGAGGACGGCTCGACGACCGTGCTGCGCGAGTCCGTGCCGGTGCTGGCGGGCGAGGTCGTGGACGCGTCGGTGATGCGCGTGGAGTCGCTGCGCGCGTTCCTCGCCGACCAGGTGGCCCGCGCCAAGGCCGAGGGCGTGCTGTTCTCCGTCCACCTGAAGGCGACGATGATGAAGGTCTCGGACCCGATCATCTTCGGTCACGTGGTCCGCGCGTTCTTCCCGAAGACCTTCGCCGCGTACGGTGACGTGCTCGCCGGCGCGGGCCTGAGCCCGAACGACGGCCTGGGCACGATCCTGAAGGGCCTGGACGCCCTGCCGCAGGGCGACGAGATCAAGGCGTCCTTCGACGCGGAGATCGCCGAGGGCCCGGCGCTCGCGATGGTCGACTCGGACCGCGGGATCACCAACCTTCACGTACCGAGCGACGTCATCGTGGACGCGTCCATGCCGGCCATGATCCGCACCTCGGGCCACATGTGGGGCCCGGACGGCCAGGAGGCCGACACGCTCGCGGTCCTCCCGGACAGCAGCTACTCCGGCGTGTACCAGGCCGTCATCGAGGACTGCCGTGCGAACGGCGCCTTCGACCCGGCGACCATGGGCTCCGTCCCGAACGTCGGCCTCATGGCGCAGAAGGCCGAGGAGTACGGCAGCCACGACAAGACCTTCGAGATCGCGGCGCCCGGCACGGTCCGCGTCGTGAACCAGGCCGGCCAGGTCGTCCTGGAGCAGCGGGTGGGCCGCGGCGACATCTTCCGCATGTGCCAGACCAAGGACGCGCCGATCAAGGACTGGGTGAAGCTGGCCGTCACCCGCGCCCGCGCCACCGGCGACCCGGCCGTCTTCTGGCTGGACGAGGGCCGCGCCCACGACGCGCGCCTCATCGAGAAGGTCAAGGCGTACCTGCCGGAGCACGACACCGAGGGCCTCCGGATCGAGATCATGTCGCCGGTCGAGGCGACCAAGTTCTCCCTGGAGCGCATCCGCCGGGGCGAGAACACCATCTCCGTCACCGGCAACGTGCTGCGCGACTACCTGACCGACCTGTTCCCGATCCTGGAGCTCGGCACGAGCGCCAAGATGCTGTCGGTCGTCCCGCTGATGAACGGTGGCGGCCTGTTCGAGACGGGCGCGGGCGGCTCCGCCCCGAAGCACGTCCAGCAGCTGGTCAAGGAGAACTACCTGCGCTGGGACAGCCTGGGCGAGTTCCTCG
This genomic window from Streptomyces thermolilacinus SPC6 contains:
- a CDS encoding LysR family transcriptional regulator; this translates as MDLELRHLKTVRAIADAGSLTKAATALGLAQPALSAQLKRIERALGGALFERGRHGVRATPLGELVLERARIVLPAVSELQRDAVRFASGAAGGAGSRYRLGGTHGPLLGALVDRLAASHPRAAVTTHTSWSEREIAAAVTEGRLDYALIGTCGTSAPPEDDRLTWREIATDPVFVMLPTGHPLAARDQVDLTDLADAAWADVPGDGCFADCFHAACARAGFTPARVYETDTASCVHLVQVGRAVGLCRATFPDTAGLVTRPLTGTPLVWRHLIGWHPDTPAGLAAPSVVAHARAAHAEAAARSRSYAAWRASALP
- a CDS encoding alpha-lytic protease prodomain-containing protein, producing the protein MLHRHAGAAFAAAAAVGALVLTALPGAAAATPAPPAATPSAAVSMGADKTSPEVLAAMQRDLGLSASQAQRRLVNEAEAGAVAGRLGGTLGADYAGAWVQGAESATLTVATTDPADASAIRAAGAEARVVRHTLARLDAAKSALDRAAARVNTRDVPVWYVDVRTNSVTVNAVKRAAAEAFLKTAAVDRSLVRVETSAERPRALYDIRGGDAYYMGGGRCSVGFAITKGTQHGFATAGHCGRVGTATSGFNQVAQGTFQGSSFPGRDMAWVAANSNWRSTPYVKGASGQNVQVTGSTQAVVGASVCRSGSTTGWHCGTVQQHNTSVTYPEGTVSGVTRTSVCAEPGDSGGSYISGSQAQGVTSGGSGNCRTGGTTYHQPINPLLQTYALTLTTTTDPGPGPGEPPGEPGGTWAAGTVYNAGAQVTYGGATYRCLQTHQAQVGWEPPNTPALWQRV
- a CDS encoding DUF488 domain-containing protein, yielding MSRSVSRIRLRRVYEPPGPRDGVRVLVDRLWPRGLAKAEARIDEWPKSLTPSTELRRWFHAADGEPDESFEEFRRRYEAELAEPAAAEALDRVRELARKGPLTLLTAAKDPERGHAAVLRDLLGGA
- a CDS encoding NADP-dependent isocitrate dehydrogenase; its protein translation is MTDSTIIYTHTDEAPALATYSFLPVVQAYASTAGVSVETRDISLAGRIIASFPEHLQEGQRIEDALAELGELAKTPGANIIKLPNISASIPQLKAAVAELQEKGYALPDYPDDPKTDEEREIRARYDKVKGSAVNPVLREGNSDRRAPASVKNYAKAHPHRMGAWTADSKTNVATMGTDDFRSTEKSTVIAEDGTLRIELAGEDGSTTVLRESVPVLAGEVVDASVMRVESLRAFLADQVARAKAEGVLFSVHLKATMMKVSDPIIFGHVVRAFFPKTFAAYGDVLAGAGLSPNDGLGTILKGLDALPQGDEIKASFDAEIAEGPALAMVDSDRGITNLHVPSDVIVDASMPAMIRTSGHMWGPDGQEADTLAVLPDSSYSGVYQAVIEDCRANGAFDPATMGSVPNVGLMAQKAEEYGSHDKTFEIAAPGTVRVVNQAGQVVLEQRVGRGDIFRMCQTKDAPIKDWVKLAVTRARATGDPAVFWLDEGRAHDARLIEKVKAYLPEHDTEGLRIEIMSPVEATKFSLERIRRGENTISVTGNVLRDYLTDLFPILELGTSAKMLSVVPLMNGGGLFETGAGGSAPKHVQQLVKENYLRWDSLGEFLALAVSFEHLSQVTDNPRAKVLADTLDRATATFLNEDKSPTRRLGGIDNRGSHFYLALYWAQELARQTDDTALAEAFAPLAKTLTEQEGTIVEELIAVQGEPADIGGYYQPDPEKAAAVMRPSSTFNQALATLG